In a genomic window of Ochrobactrum sp. Marseille-Q0166:
- the pepT gene encoding peptidase T, whose translation MNIVDRFLNYTRINTTAVPNAATLPSSEGQRQLATLLAGEMRSMGLEVEERDHSIVVGTLAANVSSEKHAFPTIAWVAHLDTSAEYSTDTHAHIVDYRGGDIVLNGESNTVMRLDEFPELADYIGDRIIVTDGTSLLGADNKSAIAEIMDAIQFLIKHPEIEHGPLKVVFVPDEEIGLLGAKALDAGSLNADFAYTLDCCAIGEIVYENWNAGEFCITFTGQPAHPMSAKGKMQNSILYAQQFIAMLPGGERPEYTEGREGYYWVKNVCGSVAKTTLTIDIRDFIKQGYESRRQFIAGLADSFNKLHGRNVVNVDYKPVYRNVAESLEGTNRYPVELALNSMKAIGVEPKPVLMRGGYDGAVLSEKGVPCPNLFCGAHNFHSIYEFLPVRSLEKASEMIVQIIKTAKRVS comes from the coding sequence ATGAATATCGTAGACCGTTTTTTAAACTACACTCGTATCAACACCACAGCTGTGCCCAATGCTGCTACGCTGCCTTCGAGCGAGGGACAAAGACAACTCGCGACATTGCTGGCCGGTGAGATGCGCTCCATGGGCTTAGAAGTCGAAGAACGAGACCATTCCATTGTGGTGGGTACACTCGCCGCCAATGTTTCGAGCGAAAAGCATGCCTTCCCCACCATTGCATGGGTTGCTCATCTGGATACCTCAGCAGAATACTCAACAGATACGCATGCGCATATTGTTGACTACAGAGGTGGTGACATCGTCCTTAATGGCGAATCCAACACGGTCATGCGTTTGGATGAGTTTCCAGAATTAGCCGATTATATAGGGGATCGTATCATTGTCACCGATGGTACAAGTCTTCTCGGTGCTGACAATAAATCAGCCATCGCCGAAATCATGGATGCAATTCAGTTTCTCATCAAACATCCCGAAATTGAACACGGCCCTTTGAAAGTTGTTTTCGTTCCCGATGAAGAAATTGGACTGCTCGGAGCAAAAGCGCTTGATGCCGGTTCGCTGAACGCGGATTTCGCCTACACACTTGATTGCTGTGCCATTGGCGAAATCGTCTATGAGAATTGGAACGCAGGAGAATTCTGTATCACGTTTACCGGCCAGCCAGCCCATCCTATGTCTGCCAAAGGCAAGATGCAAAATTCAATTCTCTACGCACAGCAATTTATAGCTATGCTTCCCGGTGGCGAGCGTCCGGAATACACAGAGGGGAGAGAGGGTTACTACTGGGTGAAGAACGTGTGCGGTTCAGTCGCCAAGACAACACTAACGATAGATATCCGAGATTTCATAAAACAGGGATATGAAAGCCGGCGCCAATTCATTGCTGGTTTAGCTGACAGCTTTAACAAGTTACATGGCAGAAATGTCGTCAATGTCGACTACAAACCAGTCTACCGAAACGTTGCTGAAAGCCTTGAAGGTACAAATCGATATCCAGTTGAATTGGCTTTAAACTCCATGAAGGCTATCGGTGTTGAACCAAAGCCGGTTCTTATGCGTGGGGGGTATGATGGCGCTGTTTTGTCAGAAAAAGGCGTACCATGTCCAAATCTCTTTTGTGGCGCACATAACTTCCACTCAATTTACGAGTTCTTGCCTGTGAGGTCGCTTGAGAAAGCATCCGAAATGATAGTGCAGATTATCAAGACTGCCAAAAGGGTAAGCTAA
- a CDS encoding substrate binding domain-containing protein: MCDKTFSDDYCDLVSDGIDVAVRIGGPTDSGLIRQVLAPHRFITCATPDYIQEHGMPQSIADLQNHQKIVFTYANASVPWRYQVDGQMREIAVKGRLKLNNSEAIRDAALKNLGIVQLGAFLVGDDIRQGRLIPLLEEFCREEMPIAAVYPTRRHVSPKVRRFIEMLRKEWAAAPI, from the coding sequence ATTTGCGACAAAACCTTCTCAGATGATTATTGCGATCTGGTCAGTGATGGCATTGATGTCGCTGTGCGTATTGGTGGCCCAACTGACAGTGGTCTAATCCGTCAGGTTCTGGCGCCCCATCGCTTTATCACCTGCGCAACGCCGGACTATATTCAAGAACATGGAATGCCGCAAAGCATTGCAGATCTTCAAAACCACCAGAAAATTGTTTTCACTTATGCAAACGCATCCGTGCCTTGGCGTTACCAGGTCGATGGGCAAATGCGTGAGATTGCTGTGAAGGGGCGCTTAAAACTCAATAATTCCGAAGCAATACGCGATGCTGCTCTTAAAAATCTTGGCATTGTTCAACTTGGAGCATTCCTCGTCGGCGACGATATAAGACAAGGCCGCCTCATCCCCTTATTAGAGGAATTCTGCCGTGAAGAAATGCCAATCGCAGCAGTTTATCCCACGCGCCGCCATGTTTCACCTAAAGTGCGCAGATTTATCGAGATGCTCCGCAAAGAATGGGCTGCGGCACCAATTTGA
- a CDS encoding FecR family protein: MTIDRHSSQEWEIRRVDQEAIAWFTRINGEPSSADHKNFEAWLKKSTLHDEAYRRISSRWGDTDLPSAMIAAEDADQLRGYLDTIGQARKRRHAYSALAGIAGAVLAALIGFDIWIENPHFLQNLSADYITARAERQTITLSDGSTVLLDADSAISTDMTAEKRSVKLLRGAAYFDVKPSAAPFVVDAGRGETRVTGTAFSVEIRGQDVAVNLARGHIIVSAEADGESAELEAGQGIGYDNSGLGAVHPVAINEAMAWQKGRIIFDQMRLGDVLNQIGRYRSGRIVVLGTALADQLVSGNLPLDDSDSALASLQTTVGFRVSRLTGKLVVISP, translated from the coding sequence ATGACCATTGACAGACATTCATCGCAGGAATGGGAGATAAGACGGGTCGATCAGGAAGCGATCGCATGGTTTACCCGTATAAATGGAGAGCCATCATCGGCAGATCACAAGAACTTTGAAGCGTGGTTGAAAAAGAGCACGCTCCATGATGAAGCTTATCGGCGGATCAGTTCGCGATGGGGCGATACTGACCTTCCCAGCGCGATGATTGCGGCAGAAGATGCCGACCAACTGCGTGGCTATCTCGACACAATCGGACAGGCGCGGAAGCGTCGTCACGCGTACAGTGCCCTTGCCGGTATCGCAGGCGCAGTTTTGGCGGCGTTGATCGGCTTTGATATCTGGATAGAAAATCCCCATTTTCTTCAAAATCTTTCAGCTGATTACATAACGGCCCGCGCCGAACGTCAGACAATCACTTTGTCAGATGGCTCAACCGTCTTGCTGGATGCTGACAGTGCTATTTCCACCGACATGACGGCTGAAAAGCGCAGCGTAAAACTTCTGCGTGGCGCGGCCTATTTTGATGTCAAACCGTCTGCGGCGCCGTTTGTGGTCGATGCCGGTCGTGGCGAAACGCGTGTCACCGGCACAGCGTTCTCTGTTGAAATCCGAGGGCAGGACGTGGCCGTCAATCTCGCCAGAGGGCACATCATCGTATCGGCTGAAGCGGATGGGGAAAGCGCGGAGCTGGAAGCGGGGCAGGGCATCGGCTATGACAATAGTGGTCTTGGCGCTGTGCATCCGGTTGCTATTAATGAAGCGATGGCCTGGCAGAAAGGGCGTATCATATTCGATCAGATGCGGCTCGGAGATGTCCTGAATCAGATTGGTCGTTACAGGTCTGGCCGGATCGTTGTCCTTGGCACGGCTCTCGCAGACCAGCTGGTGAGTGGCAACCTTCCGCTTGACGATTCAGACAGCGCTCTCGCATCGCTCCAGACCACCGTAGGGTTTCGGGTCAGCAGGCTGACCGGAAAACTTGTCGTCATCAGTCCCTAA
- a CDS encoding sigma-70 family RNA polymerase sigma factor has protein sequence MVARNEIEVLYSEERPGLLKRVARRLGSQSTAADIVQDVFLRLWERDSGNLDSDVAYLRRSVSNAIVDHVRAERVRSAYAANILPEQCASPIPTPYDITEIRDVARQLDDVIRAMPERTRHIFLLNKVHGCKYSEIAEALGISRSAVEKHMARAMVACVGFQEESL, from the coding sequence ATGGTTGCTCGCAATGAAATTGAGGTTTTGTATAGCGAAGAGCGTCCTGGTCTTTTGAAGCGTGTCGCCCGACGCTTGGGATCACAGTCCACAGCAGCCGATATCGTACAGGATGTATTTTTGCGACTGTGGGAGCGTGACTCTGGTAATCTTGACAGCGATGTAGCCTATCTCCGCCGCTCGGTCAGCAATGCGATTGTTGATCATGTCCGTGCGGAGCGCGTTCGTTCAGCTTATGCCGCCAATATTCTGCCTGAGCAGTGTGCATCACCTATCCCAACACCCTATGATATTACAGAAATACGCGATGTAGCCCGACAGCTCGATGATGTAATCCGCGCGATGCCGGAACGGACACGACACATTTTTCTGCTGAACAAAGTTCACGGCTGTAAATATTCGGAGATTGCAGAGGCTCTTGGAATTTCGCGCAGCGCCGTCGAAAAACACATGGCCCGCGCCATGGTCGCCTGCGTTGGTTTTCAGGAGGAGTCTCTGTGA
- a CDS encoding TonB-dependent receptor, producing the protein MATTILAVGGTVVSPVMPAFGQTATQQTYNFRISAKPVRQALNDISDITGISVVFQDASVGGISSSPVSGTMTREAALTALLRDTGLFYHFTNGNTVTVTGRSSGSSAQGVVPADAGGSLLLDTITVTGGRGASLADAPYETAGSGAYISAEQIGRVPPASAGDMFRNTPGVFSAGNRTGQSLNVNIRGLQGMNRVATLVDGAQQSSSTYRGYKGMSSRTFVDPEFIGGIEIEKGPSGGPFGSGSMGGVVNMRTLNADDILLEGRSYGMKIKGGFGGNSIDPGPYVAPPNEIKQRFDGNDWLNSGNRVGSIALAARNEDFELTGAFAYRRNGNYFAGKNGERLVKRFGFRGAEYWDPMSDLKPGGEVYNTSQDTRSVLLKGKFDFDYDQTVELGYIRYDSTYGEEYGDMNNPFSQYSWDPYQANLSHVTSDMYTAKYTWNPSDNDLIDFHANLWHTRVSDEWAAIEILTGSPSLSKVDTTGGEIWNTSHFDTKFGVFDVKYGATYSYEKISQNPGAQLNIEGDRSVASIFTNADYKPVDWLKLSAGLRYEDYQTNDRKEVDPTDGLESNIFNPRLGITVEPLDGLQLFATYAKGWRPPSVRETVFTMPGQIEPNPFLKPEKSTNYEVGINYLTSDALIASDKLRFKAAYFDNNYDDYIVRIYGNRAGLPFAYRTFANIDGAKYKGFELSLSYDAGRFFADANLNRYTDIQYCFAAKVGESASCVEATPPDDYLSVYVPPSYSGSITLGARFLDEKLTAGGRVSFAGERAIKRQGTGIESDWRSYQVYDAFASYKVSDSLTLNASIDNVFDLYYLDALTEALTPAPGRTFRMSATAKF; encoded by the coding sequence ATGGCAACGACAATCCTTGCGGTGGGTGGCACAGTCGTAAGCCCAGTTATGCCGGCATTCGGACAAACCGCAACGCAACAGACCTATAATTTCAGAATATCTGCAAAGCCGGTCCGTCAGGCCCTTAATGACATTTCAGATATTACCGGGATTTCGGTCGTCTTTCAGGATGCATCGGTCGGCGGGATCAGCAGTTCGCCTGTATCAGGCACCATGACGCGTGAAGCGGCCCTTACCGCACTCCTCAGAGATACCGGACTGTTCTACCACTTTACCAATGGCAATACCGTTACAGTAACAGGACGTTCCAGCGGCTCCTCAGCTCAGGGAGTAGTACCTGCCGATGCCGGTGGATCACTGCTGCTCGATACAATTACCGTTACGGGGGGACGTGGCGCATCACTAGCGGATGCTCCGTATGAAACAGCAGGCTCAGGTGCATATATCAGTGCAGAACAGATTGGACGCGTCCCACCCGCCAGTGCCGGTGACATGTTCCGCAATACGCCCGGCGTATTTTCCGCGGGCAACCGAACAGGCCAGTCTCTGAATGTGAATATACGCGGATTGCAGGGAATGAACCGCGTTGCGACGCTGGTTGATGGCGCTCAGCAAAGTTCCTCAACCTATCGCGGATATAAAGGGATGAGCAGCCGAACCTTTGTCGATCCGGAATTTATTGGCGGGATCGAAATTGAAAAAGGGCCATCAGGAGGTCCTTTTGGTAGCGGCTCAATGGGCGGCGTGGTGAATATGCGCACACTCAATGCTGACGATATTCTGCTGGAAGGCAGATCCTATGGCATGAAGATCAAAGGTGGCTTTGGCGGCAACAGCATCGATCCGGGACCTTATGTTGCACCACCCAACGAAATCAAACAGCGATTTGATGGCAATGACTGGCTCAATAGCGGCAACCGTGTGGGCAGCATTGCACTCGCAGCGAGAAATGAGGATTTCGAACTCACCGGCGCATTCGCCTATCGGCGCAACGGCAATTATTTTGCCGGCAAAAATGGTGAAAGGCTTGTCAAGCGGTTTGGATTTCGCGGTGCTGAATACTGGGATCCGATGTCGGATTTAAAGCCGGGTGGCGAAGTTTACAATACGTCTCAGGACACCCGCTCCGTGTTGCTGAAGGGCAAGTTCGACTTCGATTATGATCAGACAGTTGAGCTTGGATATATTCGTTACGACAGTACCTATGGCGAAGAATACGGGGATATGAATAACCCGTTTTCGCAATATAGCTGGGATCCGTATCAGGCAAATCTCAGCCATGTCACTTCAGATATGTATACCGCCAAATATACGTGGAATCCGAGTGACAATGATCTCATCGATTTTCATGCCAACCTCTGGCACACGAGAGTGTCCGATGAATGGGCGGCGATTGAAATTCTGACAGGATCTCCGAGCCTTTCAAAAGTCGATACAACCGGCGGCGAGATCTGGAACACATCGCATTTCGACACAAAATTCGGTGTATTTGATGTGAAATATGGCGCGACGTATTCTTATGAAAAGATCAGTCAGAATCCGGGTGCGCAGCTGAATATTGAAGGTGATCGCTCCGTTGCTTCGATCTTTACCAATGCAGATTATAAACCTGTTGACTGGTTAAAACTGTCTGCAGGTTTGCGCTATGAAGATTATCAGACCAATGATCGCAAGGAAGTGGATCCGACGGATGGGCTTGAAAGCAACATCTTCAATCCGCGTCTTGGAATTACCGTCGAGCCGCTGGATGGTCTTCAGTTATTCGCTACCTATGCAAAAGGTTGGCGACCACCAAGTGTGCGTGAGACGGTCTTTACGATGCCGGGACAGATTGAACCCAATCCTTTTCTGAAGCCGGAAAAATCCACCAATTATGAAGTTGGTATCAATTACCTGACGAGCGATGCCCTGATCGCCAGCGATAAGCTGCGCTTCAAAGCAGCCTACTTTGATAATAATTATGACGATTACATCGTCAGAATTTACGGTAACCGTGCCGGTCTGCCGTTCGCTTACCGAACTTTTGCGAATATCGATGGTGCGAAATATAAAGGCTTCGAACTGTCTCTGTCTTATGATGCGGGACGCTTTTTCGCGGATGCAAATTTAAATCGTTATACGGATATTCAGTATTGCTTTGCAGCGAAGGTTGGAGAAAGTGCCTCCTGCGTTGAAGCAACGCCGCCAGATGACTATCTCAGCGTTTATGTGCCACCCTCTTATAGCGGATCGATAACACTAGGCGCGCGTTTTCTTGATGAGAAGCTGACAGCCGGTGGCCGTGTATCATTTGCCGGAGAGCGAGCCATAAAACGGCAGGGCACGGGCATTGAAAGCGATTGGCGCTCTTATCAGGTTTATGATGCATTTGCCTCTTACAAGGTAAGTGATAGCCTGACCCTCAACGCGAGCATCGATAATGTCTTTGATCTTTATTATCTTGATGCGCTGACTGAGGCTTTGACACCAGCGCCCGGACGTACTTTCCGTATGAGTGCGACCGCAAAGTTTTAG